From the Cucurbita pepo subsp. pepo cultivar mu-cu-16 chromosome LG05, ASM280686v2, whole genome shotgun sequence genome, one window contains:
- the LOC111796250 gene encoding transcription factor RAX2-like, which produces MGRAPCCDKANVKKGPWSPEEDTQLKHFIQTYGTGGNWISLPHKAGLKRCGKSCRLRWLNYLRPNIKHGEFSAEEDRIICTLFATIGSRWSIIAAQLPGRTDNDIKNYWNTKLKKKLVGMISPSPNTYTQSLTHQSTSLSIPNPMAEPSSYSSSTCNIINGSLVGNPFEQWRYGALKMNEMQMGFEFGSGLVTSSNGFEENHGKLMSNNESEVFLKMEEEEEKKIKREMEEKYFYYY; this is translated from the exons ATGGGAAGGGCTCCTTGTTGCGACAAAGCAAATGTGAAAAAGGGGCCATGGTCACCTGAAGAGGATACTCAGCTCAAACACTTCATACAAACCTATGGGACTGGTGGCAATTGGATTTCCCTTCCTCACAAAGCTG GTCTTAAACGGTGCGGGAAGAGTTGCAGATTGAGATGGCTGAATTACCTGAGGCCAAACATTAAGCATGGTGAATTTTCAGCTGAGGAAGATAGAATCATTTGCACTCTCTTCGCCACCATTGGAAGCCG ATGGTCAATTATTGCTGCTCAGCTGCCGGGAAGAACGGACAATGATATCAAAAACTACTGGAACACGAAGCTGAAGAAGAAACTTGTGGGGATGATATCACCTTCTCCCAACACTTATACTCAATCTTTAACCCATCAAAGCACCTCCTTGAGCATTCCAAACCCAATGGCTGAACCATCTTCATATTCATCATCCACTTGTAATATCATTAATGGCAGTTTGGTGGGCAACCCTTTTGAGCAGTGGCGCTATGGAGCCCTTAAAATGAACGAAATGCAAATGGGGTTTGAATTTGGAAGTGGGTTAGTCACTTCCAGTAATGGGTTTGAAGAGAATCATGGGAAGTTGATGAGCAACAACGAAAGTGAGGTGTTCTTGaagatggaggaggaggaggagaagaagatcaagagagaaatggaagagaagTACTTTTATTACTACTGA
- the LOC111796249 gene encoding heavy metal-associated isoprenylated plant protein 3-like has product MGEKKNEDTTTAVFKIDMHCEGCANKIRKCVREIEGVERARADWEANKLTVIGKFDPAKLREKLADKTKKKIDIVSSENKKEKESKKPDEPAVGDKKPEEKKSKDKETPVTTVTLKVELHCQGCIEKIYKVVARTKGVEDMAIERQKDLVMVKGKMDVKALIENLEEKLRRKVAVVVPKKDKDDEAKGGDSSDKNKSSGDAAPANGGGGGDGHRLDHMAVPVSGYGYGYGYGGEHLPSVQMFSDENPNACSVM; this is encoded by the exons ATGGGCGAG aagaagaatgaagacACCACCACTGCTGTGTTCAAGATCGACATGCACTGCGAAGGCTGCGCCAACAAAATCAGAAAGTGCGTCCGAGAAATCGAAG GCGTTGAGAGAGCGAGAGCAGACTGGGAAGCCAACAAGCTGACAGTCATCGGAAAATTCGACCCTGCCAAGCTCCGAGAGAAGCTCGCCgataaaacaaagaagaaaatcgACATTGTCTCGTCggagaacaagaaagaaaaggaatccAAGAAACCGGACGAGCCCGCCGTCGGTGATAAAAAACCAGAGGAAAAGAAGTCCAAAGACAAAGAG ACTCCGGTGACGACGGTGACTTTGAAGGTGGAACTGCACTGCCAGGGTTGCATAGAGAAGATTTACAAAGTGGTAGCCAGGACCAAGG GAGTGGAGGATATGGCGATTGAGAGACAAAAGGATTTAGTAAtggtaaaaggaaaaatggacGTGAAGGCTCTGATAGAGAATTTGGAAGAGAAACTAAGGAGGAAAGTTGCAGTGGTGGTGCCGAAGAAGGACAAAGACGACGAAGCTAAGGGAGGAGACAGCAGCGACAAGAACAAGAGCAGCGGAGATGCTGCTCCGGCAAATGGCGGTGGCGGGGGAGATGGTCACAGACTTGATCACATGGCAGTTCCAGTTTCGGGATATGGGTACGGGTACGGGTATGGTGGAGAACATTTACCTTCGGTTCAAATGTTCAGTGATGAAAATCCAAATGCTTGCTCGGTTATGTGA
- the LOC111794997 gene encoding auxin-responsive protein SAUR50-like: MAKPEASAKKNGIVKLKTAVGRLQRSLSLGRRSNSGLHEFDHELGDDDSTPVPEDVKEGHFAVVAVDAEEPKRFVVPLSCLNNPTFLRLLEAAAEEYGFDHEGALTIPCRPSELERILAEEWEEEEEENENRCF; the protein is encoded by the coding sequence ATGGCTAAGCCTGAGGCCAGTGCCAAGAAGAATGGCATTGTGAAGCTGAAGACTGCTGTTGGGAGGCTGCAGAGGAGCCTCTCCTTGGGTCGAAGGTCCAATTCTGGGCTACACGAGTTCGATCATGAACTTGGGGATGACGACTCGACTCCGGTACCGGAGGATGTCAAAGAAGGCCATTTCGCGGTTGTGGCAGTTGATGCTGAGGAGCCGAAACGATTTGTTGTTCCGTTGAGTTGCTTGAATAATCCGACGTTTTTGAGACTTTTGGAGGCAGCAGCAGAGGAGTATGGATTTGATCATGAGGGTGCGCTGACGATCCCGTGTCGACCGAGCGAGCTCGAGAGGATCTTGGCTGAGGAatgggaggaggaggaggaggagaatgagAATCGCTGCTTTTGA
- the LOC111795661 gene encoding UDP-glycosyltransferase 86A2-like translates to MERQNPHAIIIPYPLQGHVIPSVHLATDLAQRGFTVTFVNTQAIHRQIAKAHLPAGDDLFSAVRKSGLDVRYRTVSDGLPVGFDRSLNHDQFMESLLHVFSAHVEEEVESIVKTASSEEGGPPVSCLIADTFFVWPSKVARKFDLLYVSFWTEPALVFTLYYHMNLLRQNRHFACPDVREDAIDYIPGVRAINPQDMMSYLQDTDTTSVCHRIIFAAFEDVRAADFVICNSVHELENDTVSALQAETRFYTIGPIFPPGYTKTSVATSLWPESDCTHWLNSKPHGSVLYVSCGSYAHVTKTDLTEIAHGLSMSGVHFIWVLRPDIVSSTDTDPLPDGYRKEVSDRSMIVPWCHQRQVLSHPAIGGFLTHCGWNSILESIWCNVPLLCFPLLTDQFTNRKLVVEDWKVGINLRNGRQISKERVSEKINHLMDAKSGSQYRAAVGEVKKALENAVKPNGSSHQSMNQFIKDFNAAISFKFGDKKMHKSMSNGY, encoded by the exons ATGGAGCGCCAAAATCCCCATGCCATTATTATTCCCTACCCTCTGCAAGGCCACGTCATACCGTCTGTCCACCTGGCAACTGACCTCGCCCAACGTGGCTTCACCGTCACCTTCGTGAACACGCAAGCCATCCACCGCCAAATCGCCAAAGCCCATTTGCCTGCTGGAGATGATTTGTTTTCCGCGGTGCGGAAGTCGGGGTTGGATGTACGCTACCGAACCGTGTCGGATGGACTACCGGTTGGATTCGACCGGTCGCTGAATCACGACCAGTTCATGGAGTCGTTGTTGCATGTGTTTTCGGCTCACGTGGAGGAGGAGGTCGAGAGCATTGTGAAAACGGCGTCGTCTGAAGAGGGAGGGCCGCCGGTGAGTTGTCTGATAGCGGATACGTTCTTTGTGTGGCCGTCGAAGGTTGCGAGGAAGTTTGATTTGCTTTATGTTTCGTTCTGGACCGAACCGGCGTTGGTTTTTACGCTCTATTATCATATGAATCTTCTCCGACAAAACCGCCATTTTGCATGCCCGG ATGTTCGAGAGGACGCCATTGATTACATACCAGGAGTACGCGCAATCAATCCACAAGACATGATGTCGTATTTACAAGACACAGATACGACGTCGGTTTGCCACCGAATCATTTTCGCAGCGTTTGAGGATGTTAGAGCTGCAGATTTCGTGATATGCAACTCCGTACATGAGCTCGAGAACGACACCGTTTCAGCGCTACAAGCCGAAACCCGGTTCTACACCATCGGACCTATTTTCCCACCTGGCTACACCAAAACCTCCGTCGCAACCAGCCTCTGGCCCGAGTCCGACTGTACCCACTGGCTCAACTCCAAACCCCACGGCTCGGTTCTCTACGTCTCGTGTGGAAGCTACGCCCACGTCACCAAAACGGACCTCACCGAAATAGCCCATGGGCTTTCGATGAGTGGGGTCCATTTCATATGGGTTCTCCGACCGGATATTGTCAGCTCAACAGACACCGATCCATTGCCGGATGGTTACCGGAAGGAGGTTTCTGACCGTTCGATGATTGTGCCATGGTGTCATCAGAGACAAGTGCTGTCCCATCCGGCGATCGGAGGGTTCTTAACTCACTGTGGATGGAATTCAATTCTGGAAAGCATTTGGTGTAATGTTCCGCTGTTGTGTTTTCCTTTGCTTACGGATCAGTTCACCAATCGGAAACTGGTGGTGGAAGATTGGAAGGTGGGGATTAATCTGAGAAATGGACGGCAGATATCTAAGGAAAGGGTTTCGGAGAAGATTAACCATCTGATGGATGCTAAATCTGGGAGTCAATATCGAGCTGCCGTTGGAGAAGTCAAGAAGGCATTGGAAAATGCAGTGAAGCCTAATGGTTCATCCCATCAATCTATGAACCAATTCATAAAAGATTTCAACGCAGccatttcattcaaatttggGGACAAAAAGATGCACAAATCAATGTCCAATGGCTACTAA